In one window of Rhizobium oryzihabitans DNA:
- a CDS encoding ABC transporter permease — translation MVKPKRPWFSPTTKRRWQNFKANRRGYWSFWLFLILFFLSLIAEFIANDKPIFASYKGEFLVPVMVDYPEEKFGGFLAQTDYKSSFIQDEINANGWMIWPPIRYSYQTVNSNIPHSAPTAPFWLMDEKDRCSAYPQGNADPGCTLGNLNWLGTDNQARDVTARMIYGFRISVLFGLTLTIASALVGVTAGAIQGYFGGWTDLLLQRFIEIWSSMPVLYILLIIAAILPPGFFVLLGIMLLFSWVGFVGIVRAEFLRARNFEYVRAARALGVGNWTIMFRHLLPNAMVATLTFLPFILSGSITTLTSLDFLGFGMPPGSPSLGEMIAQGKNNLQAPWLGLTAFFTMSIMLSLLIFVGEAVRDAFDPRKTFR, via the coding sequence ATGGTAAAGCCGAAGCGCCCATGGTTTTCGCCGACCACCAAGCGCCGCTGGCAGAATTTCAAGGCAAACCGGCGCGGTTACTGGTCGTTCTGGCTGTTCCTGATCCTGTTTTTCCTGAGCCTGATTGCAGAATTCATCGCCAATGACAAACCCATTTTCGCTTCCTACAAGGGCGAATTTCTGGTGCCGGTCATGGTCGATTATCCAGAGGAAAAATTCGGCGGCTTTCTTGCCCAGACCGACTACAAATCCTCCTTCATTCAGGACGAGATCAACGCCAATGGCTGGATGATCTGGCCGCCGATCCGTTATTCCTACCAGACGGTCAATTCCAATATTCCGCATTCCGCGCCGACTGCGCCTTTCTGGCTGATGGATGAAAAAGACCGCTGCTCCGCCTACCCGCAGGGCAATGCCGATCCCGGCTGCACGCTCGGCAATCTCAACTGGCTCGGAACCGACAATCAGGCACGCGATGTCACGGCGCGGATGATCTATGGTTTCCGTATCTCCGTTCTGTTCGGCCTGACGCTGACGATCGCGTCGGCTCTCGTCGGGGTGACTGCGGGCGCAATCCAGGGCTATTTCGGCGGCTGGACAGACCTTTTGTTGCAGCGTTTTATCGAAATCTGGTCGTCCATGCCGGTGCTTTACATCCTCCTCATCATCGCAGCCATTCTGCCGCCGGGCTTCTTCGTTCTGCTCGGCATCATGCTGCTGTTCTCATGGGTCGGCTTCGTCGGCATCGTGCGGGCGGAATTCCTGCGCGCCAGAAACTTCGAATACGTCCGTGCCGCCCGCGCCCTTGGCGTCGGCAACTGGACGATCATGTTCCGGCACCTCCTGCCCAACGCCATGGTGGCAACGCTGACTTTCCTTCCGTTCATCCTTTCCGGTTCGATCACCACCTTGACCTCGCTCGATTTCCTCGGCTTCGGCATGCCACCGGGCTCGCCGTCGCTGGGCGAGATGATCGCGCAGGGCAAGAACAATCTTCAGGCGCCCTGGCTTGGCCTCACGGCCTTCTTCACCATGTCCATCATGCTGTCTTTGCTGATCTTCGTCGGCGAGGCGGTGCGAGACGCCTTCGACCCACGCAAGACGTTCCGGTGA
- a CDS encoding microcin C ABC transporter permease YejB has translation MGAYILRRLALMIPTIIGIMGISFLVIQFAPGGPVEQVVAQLTGQGDSASDRLSGGGDLMGQSGGFDESGSKYRGAQGLDPELIAKLEKQFGFDKPPLTRFLEMMWNYIRFDFGDSFFRNSSVIDLIIDKLPVSASLGFWILIISYIISIPLGIKKAVSDGSTFDIWTSGIIIIGYAVPSFLFGILLIVLFAGGSFFDWFPLRGLVSDNFADLNWWQKIIDYFWHLTLPLIALSLSAFATTTLLTKNSFIDEIKKQYVITARAKGLTERKVLYGHVFRNAMLIVIAGFPGAFISAFFTGSLLIENIFSLDGLGRLGYLSVVNRDYPIVFGTLFIFSLMGLVVSLLSDLIYTWIDPRIDFERRDV, from the coding sequence ATGGGCGCCTATATCCTCAGACGTCTGGCGCTGATGATCCCGACCATCATCGGCATTATGGGCATTTCGTTTCTCGTCATCCAGTTCGCGCCGGGCGGGCCGGTGGAACAGGTCGTGGCCCAGCTGACAGGGCAGGGCGACAGTGCGTCTGACCGGCTCTCTGGCGGCGGCGATCTTATGGGACAGTCGGGTGGTTTCGATGAAAGCGGCTCGAAATATCGCGGCGCTCAGGGTCTCGATCCTGAGCTGATCGCCAAGCTTGAGAAACAATTCGGTTTCGACAAGCCGCCTTTGACCCGCTTTCTCGAAATGATGTGGAATTATATCCGCTTTGATTTCGGCGACAGCTTCTTCCGCAATTCCTCGGTGATCGATCTCATCATCGACAAGCTGCCGGTTTCGGCGTCGCTCGGTTTCTGGATTTTGATCATTTCCTACATCATCTCCATTCCGCTCGGCATCAAGAAAGCCGTTTCCGACGGCTCGACCTTTGATATCTGGACATCCGGCATCATCATCATCGGTTATGCCGTGCCGAGCTTCCTGTTCGGCATTCTTCTCATCGTTCTCTTCGCTGGCGGATCGTTCTTCGACTGGTTCCCGCTGCGCGGTCTTGTGTCCGACAATTTTGCCGATCTGAACTGGTGGCAGAAGATCATCGACTATTTCTGGCACCTGACCCTGCCGCTCATCGCGCTCTCGCTTTCGGCTTTCGCAACGACGACGCTTTTGACGAAGAATTCCTTCATCGATGAGATCAAGAAGCAATATGTCATCACTGCCCGCGCCAAGGGTCTTACTGAGCGCAAGGTGCTGTATGGCCATGTCTTCCGCAACGCGATGCTTATCGTGATCGCCGGTTTCCCGGGCGCCTTCATCTCGGCCTTCTTCACCGGGTCGCTGCTGATCGAGAATATCTTCTCGCTGGATGGCCTTGGCCGCCTCGGTTACCTCTCGGTTGTCAATCGTGACTATCCGATCGTGTTCGGCACGCTCTTCATCTTCTCGCTGATGGGCCTCGTGGTCAGCCTCCTATCCGACCTCATCTACACATGGATCGATCCGCGCATCGATTTCGAGCGGAGGGACGTGTGA
- a CDS encoding extracellular solute-binding protein, with product MILAPLKSRLLIALAASAVLIPVVASAQSADVWRKGISTVGELKHPDGFEHFDYVNTRAPKGGTLRLSTTGTFDTLNPLLAKGEAATGLSLVFDTLMKSTEEELSASYGLLAEGVSYPDDISKATFRLRAEAKWADGKPVTPEDVVFSFEKAKDLSPQLATYYTHVTKAEVTGERDITFTFDEKNNRELPQIVGQLLIVPKHWWEAAGPDGKPRNISRGTLEPVMGSGPYKIASLSAGSTMTYERRDDYWGKDINVNVGLNNFKTIAYTFFSDQDVEFQAFKSGTVDFRQEASSSRWVTGYDFPAVKEGRVKKEELPNIYRSVGIMQAFVPNMRREKFQSPKLRKALNYAFDFEELNRTLAYGQFQRINSFFMGSELASSGLPTGRELELLQELKDQVPPEVFTTEYRNPVAGEPAKQRDNLREAVKLMKEAGYELRGNRMVNAASGQPLDMEFLIDSAGMERTILPYVQNLKKIGINATIRTVDASQYTNRTRSFDYDVIVKLWATSANPGNEQADFWGSAAADRQGSNNLAGIKNPAVDALVRKVIFAPNRDEQVAAARALDRVLLANSYVIPQFYRGEMFIAYWNTLIRPENLPQYGVGFPEAWWSSQAAN from the coding sequence ATGATATTGGCACCATTGAAATCCCGCCTCCTCATCGCTCTTGCGGCATCTGCCGTGCTGATACCGGTGGTGGCATCCGCCCAGTCTGCAGATGTCTGGCGAAAGGGGATTTCGACGGTCGGGGAATTGAAGCATCCCGACGGCTTTGAGCATTTCGACTATGTGAACACCAGGGCGCCGAAGGGCGGAACGCTGCGCCTGTCGACGACTGGAACCTTCGATACGCTCAATCCGCTTCTCGCCAAGGGTGAGGCTGCCACGGGTCTTTCCTTGGTTTTCGATACTTTGATGAAATCCACCGAAGAGGAACTCTCTGCTTCCTACGGTCTTCTCGCCGAGGGCGTGAGCTATCCGGACGATATCTCCAAAGCCACGTTCCGGCTGCGGGCAGAGGCCAAATGGGCAGACGGCAAGCCGGTGACGCCGGAGGATGTCGTCTTCAGCTTCGAAAAGGCCAAGGATCTCAGCCCGCAGCTTGCGACCTATTACACCCATGTCACCAAGGCGGAGGTGACGGGTGAAAGGGACATCACCTTCACTTTCGACGAAAAGAACAATCGCGAATTGCCGCAGATCGTCGGGCAATTGCTGATTGTTCCGAAGCACTGGTGGGAAGCCGCCGGTCCGGATGGCAAGCCGCGCAACATTTCACGCGGCACGCTGGAACCAGTGATGGGGTCAGGCCCTTATAAAATCGCATCCCTGTCTGCCGGCTCGACGATGACCTATGAGCGACGCGACGATTATTGGGGCAAGGACATCAATGTGAATGTCGGGCTCAATAACTTCAAAACCATCGCCTACACCTTCTTCTCCGATCAGGATGTTGAATTCCAGGCCTTCAAGTCCGGCACCGTCGATTTCCGGCAGGAAGCCTCTTCCAGCCGCTGGGTAACGGGTTACGATTTCCCGGCCGTCAAGGAAGGCCGTGTCAAGAAAGAGGAATTGCCGAACATCTATCGCTCCGTCGGCATCATGCAGGCCTTCGTGCCGAACATGCGGCGGGAAAAGTTTCAGAGTCCGAAACTGCGCAAGGCGCTCAACTACGCCTTCGATTTCGAGGAGCTGAACCGGACGCTGGCTTACGGCCAGTTCCAGCGCATCAACAGCTTTTTCATGGGCAGCGAGCTGGCTTCTTCCGGCCTGCCGACCGGTCGCGAGCTGGAACTGCTTCAGGAGCTGAAGGACCAGGTTCCGCCAGAGGTCTTCACCACCGAGTACCGCAACCCGGTCGCGGGTGAACCCGCCAAGCAGCGTGACAATCTGCGCGAGGCGGTCAAGCTCATGAAGGAGGCCGGTTACGAGCTGCGCGGCAACCGCATGGTCAATGCGGCGAGCGGGCAACCGCTTGATATGGAGTTTCTGATCGATTCCGCCGGCATGGAAAGAACCATCCTGCCCTATGTCCAGAACCTGAAGAAGATCGGCATCAACGCGACCATCCGCACGGTCGACGCCTCGCAATACACCAACCGCACCCGCAGCTTCGATTATGACGTAATCGTCAAGCTCTGGGCGACCTCGGCCAATCCCGGAAACGAGCAGGCGGATTTCTGGGGTTCGGCGGCAGCCGACCGGCAGGGGTCCAACAATCTCGCCGGCATCAAGAACCCCGCCGTCGATGCTTTGGTCAGAAAGGTCATATTTGCGCCCAACCGGGATGAGCAGGTGGCCGCCGCGCGGGCGCTCGACCGGGTGCTTCTGGCAAACAGCTATGTCATACCGCAATTTTACCGCGGCGAGATGTTCATCGCTTACTGGAACACGCTCATCCGTCCGGAAAACCTGCCGCAATATGGTGTCGGTTTTCCGGAAGCATGGTGGTCCAGCCAGGCGGCGAACTGA
- the mepA gene encoding penicillin-insensitive murein endopeptidase, whose product MTAGSSRVFKAAMLAISVVSAVQLQAETASAEDRPAKEVFGHMALPSAATSQPIGSYAKGCQSGAIAMPTDGPGWQAMRLSRNRRWGQPQLISFLEQFSQDAQKIGWPGLLLGDISQPRGGPMLTGHASHQIGLDVDVWWRPMPNPRLSVEQRETVPFISMLDKSKFLTVDDRKWSPLNARLVMMAASYPQVERVFVNPAIKQKLCQTWTGDRTFMGKIRPIYGHDEHFHIRLECPPGAPNCKPQAAVGKGDGCDKSLAWWFTKEPWAPPKKDPNAKPVKPRPVMVSDLPSACAAVAAAPSANPEGIAAQAYSPAPVQAVRQQSVEQVIQNAPTLQPPSDIPLPTQRPTLN is encoded by the coding sequence ATGACGGCGGGATCATCCAGAGTTTTCAAGGCGGCCATGCTGGCGATTTCAGTCGTTTCTGCGGTGCAATTGCAGGCGGAAACCGCCTCGGCCGAAGACAGGCCCGCGAAAGAAGTGTTTGGCCACATGGCTCTGCCTTCCGCCGCAACCTCGCAGCCGATCGGCTCCTATGCCAAGGGCTGCCAGTCCGGCGCGATCGCCATGCCGACCGATGGTCCCGGCTGGCAGGCAATGCGGCTTTCGCGCAACCGGCGCTGGGGCCAGCCGCAGCTGATTTCCTTCCTCGAACAATTTTCGCAGGACGCCCAGAAAATCGGCTGGCCGGGATTGCTGCTCGGCGATATTTCCCAGCCGCGCGGCGGGCCGATGCTGACCGGCCATGCCTCCCACCAGATCGGTCTCGATGTGGATGTCTGGTGGCGGCCGATGCCTAACCCCCGGCTGAGCGTGGAGCAACGCGAAACGGTGCCGTTCATCTCCATGCTGGACAAGAGCAAATTTTTGACGGTCGATGATCGCAAATGGTCGCCGCTCAATGCCCGGCTGGTGATGATGGCGGCGAGCTATCCGCAGGTGGAACGCGTCTTCGTCAACCCAGCCATCAAGCAGAAGCTTTGCCAGACATGGACCGGCGACCGCACCTTCATGGGCAAGATCAGGCCGATCTATGGGCATGACGAACATTTCCACATTCGCCTCGAATGCCCGCCCGGCGCGCCGAACTGCAAACCGCAGGCGGCCGTGGGCAAGGGCGATGGCTGCGACAAGTCGCTCGCCTGGTGGTTTACGAAAGAACCATGGGCGCCGCCGAAAAAGGACCCCAATGCCAAACCGGTGAAACCCCGCCCCGTCATGGTTTCCGACCTGCCATCCGCCTGCGCCGCCGTGGCTGCCGCCCCTTCCGCCAACCCCGAGGGTATTGCTGCGCAGGCCTATTCTCCCGCGCCGGTTCAGGCCGTGCGCCAGCAAAGCGTCGAACAGGTCATTCAGAACGCTCCGACCCTACAGCCGCCTTCGGATATTCCGCTTCCGACCCAGCGTCCGACATTGAACTGA
- a CDS encoding methylglyoxal synthase, with protein sequence MAGQRCIALIAHDEKKDDMADFARHHQKALSGFKIVATGTTGGRVQEACPGLDVIRLKSGPLGGDQQIGAMIATGEVDMLIFFTDPLTAMPHDVDVKALTRLATVYDIPMALNRATAENLIDFNLAE encoded by the coding sequence ATGGCAGGACAACGCTGTATCGCGCTCATCGCTCACGACGAGAAAAAAGACGATATGGCGGATTTCGCGCGTCACCATCAAAAGGCGCTATCCGGATTCAAGATCGTCGCCACCGGCACGACCGGCGGACGTGTTCAGGAAGCCTGTCCGGGGCTTGATGTCATTCGCCTCAAGAGCGGCCCGCTTGGCGGTGACCAGCAGATCGGCGCGATGATTGCGACCGGCGAAGTGGATATGCTGATCTTCTTCACCGACCCGCTGACGGCAATGCCGCATGATGTGGATGTGAAGGCCCTGACCCGGCTTGCCACGGTTTACGATATTCCCATGGCGCTCAATCGCGCCACCGCAGAAAACCTGATCGACTTCAACCTCGCCGAATGA